A genomic window from Winogradskyella sp. J14-2 includes:
- the rpiB gene encoding ribose 5-phosphate isomerase B, producing MTISIGNDHAGPEYKQAIIQHLESKGHTITNYGTDTTDSADYPDFVHPVAKDVNDGKVDFGILICGTANGVAMTANKYQNVRAGVCWTGEITELTRQHNDANIICIPARYTSIPQAIKMVDTFLNTEFEGGRHKRRIDKIPLSC from the coding sequence ATGACAATTTCTATCGGTAACGACCACGCAGGACCAGAGTATAAACAAGCTATAATACAACACCTTGAAAGTAAAGGTCATACCATTACTAATTACGGTACAGACACAACTGATAGTGCAGACTATCCAGACTTTGTACATCCTGTTGCCAAAGATGTTAATGATGGAAAAGTAGATTTTGGAATCTTAATTTGTGGTACTGCAAATGGAGTCGCTATGACGGCTAATAAATATCAAAATGTTAGAGCTGGTGTTTGTTGGACGGGTGAAATTACAGAATTAACGCGCCAGCATAACGATGCTAACATTATTTGCATTCCGGCAAGATATACATCTATACCACAAGCTATAAAAATGGTAGATACTTTTCTTAATACTGAGTTTGAAGGAGGCCGTCATAAAAGACGTATAGATAAAATTCCTTTATCTTGTTAA
- a CDS encoding S41 family peptidase, which translates to MKNLLHKKIAIPVIAVVIFLSTTAFKNDFFEIAKQIEIFTTMFKELNMNYVDETNPGNLMDTAIKSMLDDLDPYTQFYNEQDVEASRINNAGDYTGIGAKVLTLKDKLVIVEPYKNYAADKVGLKAGDEIIKVDNVVVSDFKEDAANLLQGAAGTEVNITYKRQGKTNTVKIIRESLEIKAVPHYSMIDDKTGYIVLRKFNNKASSETLGALRALKNQGAKQLILDLRGNPGGLLHEAVNVTNIFVPKNQLVVTTKSKVKKYNKTYYTKRDAIDTEIPLVVLIDGRSASASEIVSGALQDMDRAVVVGTRSFGKGLVQRPKPLSYGTQMKITISRYYTPSGRCIQSLDYWNRDENGKATRVKKENYNEFKTKNGRPVYDGGGIEPDVEVEFAKETPITKAILNENLVFNFATDYYYQNTVENLKAFQLSDSEFKSFKSYLKTTGFNFETKTEKAISDAIEIAKEEELEDVIKTEYQNLSTALQSYKSNAIDANKKQLKSLLTDEIIKRYFYSEGLYMYYTANNPEIKKAIDILNNPNQYANILK; encoded by the coding sequence ATGAAGAACCTACTACATAAAAAAATAGCAATACCAGTAATTGCTGTAGTTATATTTTTAAGCACTACAGCTTTTAAAAATGACTTCTTTGAAATTGCTAAGCAGATTGAAATTTTCACAACTATGTTTAAAGAGTTAAACATGAATTATGTTGATGAAACTAATCCTGGAAATCTTATGGATACTGCTATTAAGAGTATGCTAGACGATTTAGATCCATACACACAGTTTTATAACGAACAAGATGTAGAAGCTTCTAGAATAAACAATGCTGGTGATTATACAGGTATTGGTGCTAAAGTTTTAACGCTAAAAGATAAACTGGTTATTGTAGAACCCTATAAAAATTATGCAGCTGACAAAGTGGGCTTAAAAGCTGGAGACGAGATAATTAAAGTAGATAATGTAGTTGTATCAGATTTTAAAGAAGATGCTGCAAATTTATTACAAGGCGCTGCTGGTACAGAAGTTAACATTACTTACAAAAGACAAGGTAAAACCAATACGGTTAAAATTATTAGAGAATCCTTAGAGATTAAAGCGGTACCTCACTACTCAATGATAGATGATAAAACAGGCTATATCGTATTAAGAAAATTTAATAACAAAGCATCTTCAGAAACTTTAGGAGCGCTTAGAGCCTTAAAAAACCAAGGTGCTAAACAACTTATTTTAGATTTAAGAGGAAATCCTGGTGGCTTATTGCACGAGGCTGTAAATGTCACTAATATTTTTGTACCTAAAAACCAGTTGGTAGTCACTACAAAATCTAAGGTAAAAAAGTACAATAAAACGTATTACACAAAACGCGATGCTATTGATACAGAAATACCATTAGTCGTTTTAATAGATGGTAGAAGTGCATCGGCAAGTGAGATTGTTTCTGGTGCTTTACAAGATATGGATAGAGCTGTTGTTGTTGGCACACGTAGCTTTGGTAAAGGCTTGGTACAGCGTCCTAAACCATTATCTTATGGGACACAAATGAAGATTACAATTTCGCGTTACTATACACCGTCTGGTCGTTGTATACAATCTTTAGACTATTGGAATAGAGATGAAAACGGAAAAGCTACTCGTGTTAAAAAAGAAAACTACAACGAATTTAAGACCAAAAACGGAAGACCGGTTTATGACGGTGGCGGAATAGAACCTGATGTTGAAGTAGAATTTGCTAAAGAAACACCAATAACAAAAGCAATTTTAAATGAAAATCTGGTTTTTAACTTCGCTACAGATTATTACTATCAAAATACAGTTGAAAATTTAAAAGCATTTCAACTATCTGATAGTGAATTTAAATCCTTTAAAAGTTATTTAAAAACTACTGGTTTTAATTTTGAAACTAAAACGGAAAAAGCCATTAGTGATGCTATAGAAATTGCTAAAGAAGAAGAATTAGAAGATGTAATTAAAACAGAATACCAAAATTTATCGACAGCGTTGCAGTCCTATAAATCTAATGCAATTGATGCCAATAAAAAGCAATTAAAATCTTTGCTAACGGACGAAATTATAAAGCGCTATTTTTACAGCGAAGGCTTATACATGTATTACACAGCTAATAATCCCGAGATAAAAAAGGCAATTGATATACTCAATAATCCAAATCAATATGCTAATATTTTAAAGTAG
- a CDS encoding head GIN domain-containing protein has product MKKYALLLTLVLGLVANAQDTIEKSIGEFSTVKVYDLINLKMIKSDENKVIISGDNKEDVQVINNNGKLKIRMKLEESYDGNDTVVKLYYTSVDEIDANEGANVVIDDIIEQFDIDLRTQEGAEITAKVKTSYANFRAVTGGIINVTGNTKNQDISIYTGGVFNGEELITKQTEVSINAGGEAYVNASELVDVRLKAGGNVYIYGQPKQVNESKVLGGTITRM; this is encoded by the coding sequence ATGAAGAAATATGCTTTATTATTAACGTTAGTATTAGGATTAGTAGCAAATGCACAGGATACTATTGAGAAATCTATTGGCGAATTTTCTACCGTAAAGGTCTATGATTTAATCAATTTAAAAATGATAAAATCAGACGAGAATAAAGTGATTATTTCAGGCGACAACAAAGAAGATGTTCAGGTTATTAACAACAACGGAAAGTTAAAAATTAGAATGAAGTTAGAAGAAAGCTATGATGGCAATGACACTGTTGTAAAATTATATTACACCTCTGTTGATGAAATTGATGCAAATGAAGGAGCTAATGTTGTTATTGATGATATAATAGAACAATTTGATATCGATTTAAGAACTCAGGAAGGTGCTGAAATAACAGCAAAAGTTAAAACAAGTTATGCCAATTTTAGAGCTGTAACAGGTGGTATTATCAATGTTACCGGAAACACTAAAAATCAAGATATATCTATATATACAGGAGGTGTTTTTAATGGAGAAGAGCTCATAACAAAACAAACCGAAGTGAGCATCAATGCTGGTGGTGAGGCTTATGTTAATGCCTCGGAACTTGTAGATGTAAGATTAAAAGCAGGAGGTAATGTTTACATTTACGGACAACCAAAACAGGTTAATGAAAGTAAAGTTTTAGGAGGCACCATAACGCGTATGTAA
- the folB gene encoding dihydroneopterin aldolase: protein MGIIKVENIRVFANHGCLKEETTIGSDYRVDIVVNADLSKSSQTDNLSDTVDYVFLNKVVREEMAKPSKLLETVAQQIIDRILKEDKLVSKVTVSVSKINPPIGGDVEMVTIKLSEKRKK from the coding sequence ATGGGAATAATAAAAGTTGAAAATATCCGCGTATTTGCCAATCATGGTTGTTTAAAAGAGGAAACTACTATTGGTAGCGACTATAGAGTTGATATTGTGGTTAATGCAGATTTATCTAAATCTTCTCAAACTGATAATTTGAGTGATACTGTAGATTATGTATTTTTAAATAAAGTAGTGCGTGAAGAAATGGCAAAACCTTCGAAACTGCTTGAAACTGTTGCACAGCAGATCATAGATAGAATTCTAAAAGAAGATAAATTGGTTTCTAAAGTTACTGTTTCTGTGAGTAAAATAAATCCTCCAATTGGTGGTGATGTAGAGATGGTAACGATTAAACTTTCTGAAAAACGAAAAAAGTAA
- a CDS encoding cation diffusion facilitator family transporter, which produces MSHSHTHNHSDLKSRKLLIAIVLNIVITVAQVIGGLVSGSLSLISDAVHNFSDVLSLIVSYVAAKLSQQKASINKTFGYKRAEILAAFINASTLVIVAIILIKEAIERFQNPQSIDSNLVIWLSLIAIFANGFSVLLLRKESSNNINLRSAYLHLLTDMLASVAVLIGGLLMKYYQLYWVDSLLTLLIALYLIYVGYDLLKTSTKMLMLFTPEHINIKEVVRVVNKLPKVNKLHHVHIWNLSDHELHLEAHLDLTEDISTTEFNELLLQIEALLHEEFDINHVTIQPEYNKEDPKEVIVQD; this is translated from the coding sequence ATGAGTCATTCACACACACATAATCACTCAGATTTAAAAAGTAGAAAACTTTTAATAGCAATAGTACTAAACATTGTTATAACTGTAGCTCAGGTAATTGGTGGTTTAGTATCTGGTAGTTTATCTCTTATTAGCGATGCAGTGCATAATTTTAGTGATGTTCTTTCACTTATTGTGAGTTATGTTGCGGCAAAATTATCGCAACAAAAAGCGTCTATTAATAAAACTTTTGGGTACAAACGTGCAGAGATACTGGCTGCTTTTATTAATGCATCTACATTAGTTATCGTCGCTATAATTTTAATAAAAGAAGCTATTGAGCGTTTTCAGAATCCGCAGTCAATAGATTCTAATTTAGTAATATGGTTATCGTTAATTGCAATTTTTGCTAATGGCTTTAGTGTATTATTATTAAGAAAAGAATCTTCTAATAATATTAATCTTCGTTCTGCTTATTTACACTTATTAACAGATATGTTAGCTAGTGTTGCTGTATTAATAGGTGGTTTATTAATGAAATATTATCAGCTGTATTGGGTTGATAGTTTATTAACGTTGTTAATTGCATTATATCTAATTTATGTGGGCTATGATTTATTAAAAACATCAACCAAGATGTTGATGCTTTTTACACCAGAACATATCAATATAAAAGAAGTTGTACGCGTTGTTAATAAGCTACCAAAAGTTAATAAACTACACCACGTACATATATGGAATTTAAGTGATCATGAGCTACATCTTGAAGCACACTTAGATCTTACAGAAGATATTAGCACTACTGAATTTAATGAACTATTATTACAGATTGAAGCACTCCTTCATGAAGAGTTTGATATAAATCATGTTACCATTCAACCAGAATACAATAAGGAAGATCCTAAAGAAGTAATTGTACAAGACTAA
- a CDS encoding OmpA family protein, with the protein MKSLIFVICLTFQFALAQKELKHQVYFLTDEYQIPETEESRLLLFLSEIENMDIQKISIYGFCDDRGSDSYNLVLSQQRADAIKEVFSNNEFDESVITNVDGKGKILLNVVNDNDLYKIRGLNRKVEIIVQPYDPPREKVEQPKKETTEELLKGELKEGDKIQLENILFRTGYSYLTKESKAKLDDIAKILVERTDIYFNIEGHVCCTQGSRDAIDRKTKKRNLSLARAKTVYDYLADKGVKRYRMKFVGQRRKFPLGGEPELDRRVEIVVTRIIKKSSN; encoded by the coding sequence ATGAAGTCCCTAATCTTTGTCATATGCCTAACTTTTCAGTTTGCTTTAGCTCAAAAAGAACTAAAGCATCAGGTATATTTTTTAACCGATGAATACCAAATTCCCGAAACCGAAGAAAGCCGATTGCTATTATTCTTGTCTGAAATAGAAAATATGGATATTCAGAAAATATCCATTTATGGGTTTTGTGACGATAGAGGGAGTGATTCTTATAATTTAGTACTTTCTCAACAACGCGCAGATGCTATAAAAGAGGTTTTTTCTAATAATGAATTTGATGAATCTGTAATTACCAATGTAGATGGTAAGGGTAAAATTTTACTCAATGTTGTTAATGATAATGATCTTTATAAAATACGTGGTTTAAACCGTAAAGTTGAAATTATTGTACAGCCCTACGATCCGCCGAGGGAAAAAGTAGAACAACCTAAAAAAGAAACCACTGAAGAGCTTTTAAAGGGCGAGCTAAAAGAAGGTGATAAAATTCAATTAGAAAATATTTTATTCCGAACGGGCTACAGTTACCTTACTAAAGAGTCTAAAGCTAAGCTCGATGATATTGCAAAAATCTTAGTAGAACGAACTGATATTTATTTTAATATAGAAGGCCATGTCTGTTGTACGCAAGGGTCTCGCGATGCCATAGACCGAAAAACTAAAAAACGTAATCTCTCATTAGCCAGAGCGAAAACAGTCTACGATTATTTAGCTGACAAGGGTGTTAAACGTTATAGAATGAAATTTGTAGGCCAAAGACGTAAATTTCCACTTGGTGGTGAACCAGAATTAGATAGACGTGTGGAAATTGTTGTAACACGAATTATAAAGAAGTCCTCAAACTAA
- a CDS encoding zinc ribbon domain-containing protein, whose protein sequence is MNYKCPKCDNTTYELGEMRATGGTLSKIFDVQNKKFTSVTCKKCTYTEFFKAKTSAMSNIFDFFTN, encoded by the coding sequence ATGAATTACAAATGTCCAAAATGCGATAATACCACATACGAATTGGGTGAAATGAGAGCTACTGGAGGCACATTGTCTAAAATCTTTGATGTACAGAACAAGAAATTTACATCTGTAACTTGTAAAAAGTGTACTTACACAGAGTTTTTTAAGGCTAAAACCAGTGCTATGAGTAATATTTTTGACTTTTTTACGAATTAG
- a CDS encoding YbjQ family protein, producing MILTTTNSIENFKIVDYLGIVTGVALAEEKIVMGFSMSKYLNSIRNSVDATKEKAFQQLQENAKKLNANAVVGIKVEIELMTSNYAMVSVTGTAVKVAA from the coding sequence ATGATATTAACCACAACCAATTCAATAGAAAACTTTAAAATAGTAGATTATCTAGGTATAGTTACAGGTGTAGCACTAGCCGAAGAAAAGATAGTGATGGGTTTTAGCATGTCTAAATATTTAAACTCTATAAGAAATAGTGTTGACGCTACAAAAGAGAAAGCTTTTCAGCAATTACAAGAAAATGCTAAAAAACTCAATGCTAATGCTGTTGTTGGCATTAAAGTTGAGATAGAACTCATGACAAGCAATTATGCTATGGTTTCGGTTACAGGAACTGCTGTAAAAGTCGCTGCTTAG
- a CDS encoding ribonuclease R family protein — protein sequence MTRKRKKKSGKNKISNLTNTILSILKKERNKTFNYKQIAAIIGVNDASSRNQIIKTLAKLTAKQEIEQVDRGKFKAVVTAEYHTGILDLASKGNGYIISDDFEEDVFIASNNINKALDGDEVEFYAYKRRKRGKIEGEITNILKRAKTEYVGTIQIQQNRNFAFVVADSSKMYKDIFVPINKTKKAEDGDKVLVALTDWPEKADSPYGKVLEVLGKPGEHNTEIHAILAEYGLPHEFPYEVKKFANDLDISITEDEISKRRDMRKDLTFTIDPKDAKDFDDALSFKVLENGLYEIGIHIADVSHYVQPGTVLDDEAYERATSIYLVDRVVPMLPERLSNGACSLRPHEEKYTFSAVFQMNDKCEIKNQWFGRTVTYSDARFAYEEAQAIIENNPKFTLTSRASVSGDDSVAEALEATIPKEVSLTGKEYNTKPEIAEAVMVLDRLAKKMRSKRMRSGAISFDKVEVKFNLDEEANPVGVFFKTSKDANKLIEEFMLLANRKVSEFVGKQNPKKTFVYRVHDEPDEAKLVQLQTVVGRFGHKLNFKDRNSIASSLNKLLSDVVGKKEQNLVDTLTIRTMAKAEYTTHNIGHYGLAFDYYSHFTSPIRRYPDVMAHRLLQHYLDGGKSANEEVYEEKCKHSSNMEYLATKAERDSIKYMQIRFMQDHQDEEFLGVISGVTDWGIYVEIESNKCEGMVSVRDMKDDTYDFDQSYYAMVGRNTNKMYQLGDEVIVKVKDTDLVKKHLDFYLVGKPE from the coding sequence ATGACAAGAAAAAGAAAAAAGAAATCCGGTAAAAACAAGATTTCTAACCTTACAAATACAATTTTAAGTATTCTAAAAAAAGAACGAAACAAAACGTTTAACTACAAGCAAATAGCTGCTATTATTGGTGTTAACGATGCTAGTAGTCGTAACCAGATTATAAAAACTTTAGCCAAGCTTACTGCCAAACAAGAAATAGAACAAGTAGATCGTGGGAAGTTTAAAGCCGTAGTTACTGCAGAATATCACACAGGTATTTTAGATTTAGCCTCTAAAGGAAACGGTTATATCATTTCAGACGATTTTGAAGAAGATGTCTTTATAGCATCTAATAATATTAACAAAGCGCTAGATGGTGATGAAGTAGAATTCTATGCCTACAAGCGCAGAAAACGAGGTAAAATTGAAGGTGAAATAACCAATATCCTTAAGCGTGCTAAAACCGAATATGTTGGTACCATTCAAATTCAACAAAACAGAAATTTTGCCTTTGTAGTTGCCGATAGTAGTAAAATGTACAAAGACATTTTTGTACCAATAAACAAAACTAAAAAGGCAGAAGATGGTGATAAAGTATTGGTAGCACTAACAGACTGGCCAGAAAAAGCTGATTCACCTTACGGTAAGGTACTAGAAGTTTTAGGAAAACCAGGGGAACACAATACCGAAATACATGCTATTTTAGCTGAGTATGGTTTACCACATGAGTTTCCTTATGAAGTTAAAAAATTTGCCAATGATCTAGATATTTCTATCACAGAAGACGAAATATCTAAACGTAGAGACATGCGTAAGGATTTAACCTTTACGATAGATCCTAAGGACGCAAAAGATTTTGATGATGCATTATCCTTTAAAGTTTTAGAAAACGGCTTATATGAGATAGGAATCCATATTGCAGATGTATCACACTATGTGCAACCAGGAACAGTTTTAGACGATGAAGCTTACGAACGTGCTACATCTATTTATTTAGTAGATCGCGTGGTACCAATGTTACCAGAACGTTTATCAAATGGGGCATGTTCGTTAAGACCACACGAAGAAAAGTATACTTTCTCTGCAGTGTTTCAGATGAATGATAAGTGCGAAATTAAAAACCAATGGTTTGGTAGAACAGTAACGTATTCTGATGCACGTTTTGCTTACGAAGAAGCACAAGCTATAATAGAGAATAACCCAAAGTTTACGCTCACTTCGAGAGCCTCAGTGAGCGGAGATGATTCGGTAGCTGAGGCTCTCGAGGCTACAATTCCTAAAGAAGTATCGCTAACAGGTAAGGAGTATAATACTAAACCAGAAATTGCAGAGGCTGTTATGGTTTTAGATCGTTTAGCTAAAAAAATGCGTTCAAAACGTATGCGATCAGGAGCCATTTCTTTTGATAAGGTTGAGGTGAAATTCAATTTAGATGAAGAAGCCAATCCCGTAGGTGTATTCTTTAAAACCAGCAAAGATGCTAACAAACTTATTGAAGAATTTATGTTGTTAGCTAACAGAAAAGTATCTGAATTTGTCGGTAAGCAAAACCCGAAAAAAACCTTTGTATATCGTGTACACGATGAGCCAGACGAAGCTAAATTAGTACAGCTACAAACTGTTGTAGGTCGTTTTGGACATAAACTAAACTTTAAGGATCGTAATAGTATTGCCTCATCATTAAATAAATTATTAAGCGATGTCGTTGGCAAAAAAGAGCAAAATCTTGTAGATACCTTAACTATAAGAACCATGGCAAAGGCAGAATATACCACGCATAATATTGGGCATTATGGGTTAGCGTTTGATTATTACAGCCATTTTACCTCGCCAATTCGTCGTTATCCAGACGTTATGGCGCACAGATTATTACAGCATTACTTAGATGGTGGCAAATCCGCTAATGAAGAAGTTTACGAAGAAAAATGTAAGCACAGTAGTAATATGGAATATCTGGCAACAAAAGCAGAGCGCGATTCTATAAAGTACATGCAGATTCGTTTCATGCAAGATCATCAAGACGAAGAGTTTTTAGGTGTTATTTCTGGTGTAACAGATTGGGGAATTTATGTAGAAATAGAATCTAATAAATGCGAAGGCATGGTCAGTGTAAGAGATATGAAAGATGATACTTACGATTTTGATCAGTCGTATTATGCAATGGTAGGCCGTAACACAAACAAAATGTATCAACTTGGAGATGAGGTTATAGTTAAAGTAAAAGATACAGATTTAGTAAAGAAACATTTAGATTTTTACTTAGTTGGTAAACCTGAGTAA
- a CDS encoding LysE family translocator, producing the protein MLDDILRAIPFGIILAFTIGPVFFVLLETSATKGFTSALVFDLGVILADIVFILLIFMSTDTLLDKIKDDPKLLVFGGVLLVVYGLISFVKISKSFRSIVREHHKIKLPKRNYGKLFIKGFLLNFINIGVLLGWLGFIVIGTSITKSENGVVLFIITMLVSYFVCDLFKIAAAKRLKNKLTPKLIFKTKKIVALVILGFGILLLSQGLFPELYEKGKEQIDKVNPIN; encoded by the coding sequence ATGTTAGATGATATTTTAAGAGCCATACCATTTGGGATAATACTTGCCTTTACTATAGGTCCTGTTTTCTTTGTGCTACTAGAAACCAGCGCAACAAAAGGCTTTACTAGCGCTTTAGTTTTTGACTTAGGAGTTATATTAGCAGATATCGTTTTTATTTTACTCATTTTTATGAGTACTGATACGCTTTTAGATAAAATAAAAGACGATCCTAAGTTACTCGTCTTTGGAGGCGTTTTACTCGTGGTTTATGGTTTAATTTCATTTGTAAAAATTTCTAAGTCCTTTAGATCTATAGTGAGAGAGCATCATAAAATAAAACTCCCAAAAAGAAATTACGGAAAGCTATTTATAAAAGGATTTTTACTCAATTTCATCAATATTGGAGTGCTTTTAGGTTGGCTCGGTTTTATTGTAATAGGTACTTCAATAACTAAATCAGAGAACGGTGTAGTACTCTTTATCATTACAATGTTGGTATCTTACTTTGTATGCGATTTATTTAAAATAGCAGCAGCAAAGCGCTTAAAAAATAAACTTACACCTAAATTAATCTTCAAGACAAAAAAAATAGTAGCGCTAGTTATTTTAGGCTTTGGCATTCTACTGCTATCTCAAGGTCTTTTTCCAGAACTTTATGAAAAAGGGAAGGAACAGATAGATAAGGTAAATCCTATAAACTAA
- a CDS encoding GNAT family N-acetyltransferase — MLDIQTKTFNQLNTKELYDLLQLRSEVFVVEQDCVYQDIDGKDQKALHILGYRGNKLVAYTRIFQPGDYFEEASIGRVVVKEKERQYGFGYDIMNASIEAIKKHFKTSEIRISAQTYLKKFYNNLGFKEVGEEYLEDGIPHVNMIKN, encoded by the coding sequence ATGTTAGATATACAAACCAAGACATTCAATCAACTCAATACAAAAGAGCTTTATGACTTGCTTCAACTAAGAAGTGAGGTTTTTGTTGTGGAACAAGATTGTGTTTATCAAGATATTGATGGAAAAGACCAAAAAGCTTTACATATTTTAGGTTACAGAGGTAATAAATTAGTGGCTTATACACGTATATTTCAGCCAGGTGACTATTTTGAAGAAGCTAGTATTGGTAGAGTGGTGGTAAAAGAAAAAGAGCGACAATATGGCTTTGGTTATGATATTATGAATGCTTCTATCGAAGCTATTAAAAAGCACTTTAAAACTTCAGAAATAAGAATTTCTGCTCAGACCTATTTAAAAAAATTTTATAACAATTTAGGGTTTAAAGAAGTAGGAGAGGAGTACCTAGAAGATGGTATTCCACACGTTAATATGATTAAGAATTAG